The nucleotide sequence CCCAAGCGGCGCAGGCCCAagcggcgcaggcgcaggcaGAGTGGGCGCACTCGCAGGCggtggcgtacgccgcgcaTCAGCACACCGCGAACATGTACGGGCGACACGCGGGGCCGATGCCCTACGGACCGTACGGCGGCTTTGGGACCCCAATTGCGCAATCGCCCTACGGCGTCCACCAACCGGGGGGGTACCCGGGCGGGGGACTCGGGATGGGATACGGCGGGGGCATGTGGTCcacgggcgggggcggtgggggcgggaacggcggtgggggtgggggcgcggggatgggGTACGGGCAGGGCGGAGACGCgacttcggcggcggcggcggcggcggcggcggcggcggcgcttcgcgcgctggacgcggggggcggcggcggcggcggcggggtctcgagaccgccgccgcccgtgcccccccacggcgtccccgccccgAACCCGTACGCGTCGGGGCCGTCCCCCGCGCAGCCGCCGGTCCCCCCGGGTCCGCCCCCGGGCGCCCCGCCGAGGCTggtgccggcgccggcgccgcccccgggttccccgccgccgctacCGAGAAACGCCGAGACTTTGGACGCCCCGTCCCTCGATGAGGTCACCGGGATGGGGCCGGATGGGTCGTCACGCGCCAGGGgggtgcgcggcgggaggaggggAAGGAGCGGaaggggcggcggggggcgcgacggcccggcgcccgcgtgagtgagcgagcggcgcgcgagttTGACCGACCCGCCCGACGTTTACAACCGACGTACGCGTTTGAATGACGCTAAAGTcggaacgcgcgcgagaccATATGATATTAAACCGGCTAAGATTAACGACTCCGCATCGCGCTCAACCCCGACCGCCGCTCACTTtctcaccgcgtcgcgtcgcctccgccgcagccgcctcgaccgcctcAGCTCCTCTGAAgcacccgcccccgccgccgccgacgccgccgcttcgctctccgtcaccgcctcggccgccccGTACTGCCACATCTCCCCGCTCGTGCCGTGCGATCCCCCGACCTGAATCTGCGCCAGGTCCACCATCTGCGCCCActgcgtcctcgccgcctccgccgcgcgcagcgcCCACGCCCTGTCTCCCTTGGgcaagctcggcggcggggcgcgggtgTCGCAAAACGGCGAACACCGCGGCACCGCCTGCAGCTTCGCGTAGAGGAACAGCGGGAACGGGGGCaccccggggacgggcgggaagggcgcgggcggaagCGTCGGGTaccacggcgcgggcggcgacacGTCGGAGTGCcacacgccgcgcgggtccgcgagggcggtgacgttcgcgtcggggggcggcggcggcggcggcggtgactcaccgggcgacgggggcggtgactcaccgggcggtgactcaccgggcgacggcggcggcggcggcggcggcggtcggaggatgagcgcgaacggaggaggacgcgggggtcGAGGACTCCCGGGCTGAGGCGGTGGAGCTCCTGGGCTCGggggaggcggtggaggggGACGTAGGGGCGGGGGTTGCGGCGGGGGTCTGGGCGactgcggcgacgcggggggtgGCGCCGAGTCCGGCGCCCCcagcggcgccgacggccgcgttGCTCCCGCTCCCCCTCCACCTCCCgctccccctccccctccccctccccctccaCCTCCCGGGGTCTGTCCCTCGTCCTTCTGCGCCTCACACatcccgtcgtcctcgaagtCCCCGCAGCAGTCGCCCACGGCTCGGCAGTCCCGATCGCAGCAGCACGACGCCCGACACAGGCCGCAGACCCCCTCGCAGCTCTCCTCCCCGGCCTCCCTGGCGAacaccgaggcggcggatgcgacgcgcgcggatctggcgacgccctcctccagcCGTCGACGCTCCCCGtatcccaccgccgcccccggttCCGTCCCCGCGGTCGGGGCTCGGAAGACGCCGGTGAATGCGTTTTCAGCGacatcgcctcgcgcgcgccggcgtcccgCGGGCGCTCCGCCGGGGCCGCCCCGAGCGACGGACCACGCGCGAAGTAACACCGTCAGAAtgacgatggcggcggcgccaaccagacgccgccgcgtacgcccgGGCCACATCCGCGCGCATGGACGCAGTGGCGCTGATTTCAGAAACGGCCTCGAGTGAATCGCCAAAAACACCGACGAAAAAGCTGCACCGCCTCGCACGGGCTGTGAGTCTGACGGTCCCAGCCGATCCAAGTGGAGTGCCTGCCACTGGGGCACGCCCTGATAGGATCAACGGAATGGGGGCTCCAGATCTGCGATAGGGTTAGGCGACCTTCGAACACGCAGGGAGGTGATAAGGTTCCCAAGTTAAGGAGAGGGCCGCATTCGCACCTGTGAATGCAGGCGATTGGTGGAGAGCGCGAATCCAGGCCCAACAGCCAATGGGATGAACGAAAAGTATGAATTTTGGACGTAGGAGAGGGCTTGGATCGGTGAAAT is from Micromonas commoda chromosome 12, complete sequence and encodes:
- a CDS encoding predicted protein, whose product is MWPGRTRRRLVGAAAIVILTVLLRAWSVARGGPGGAPAGRRRARGDVAENAFTGVFRAPTAGTEPGAAVGYGERRRLEEGVARSARVASAASVFAREAGEESCEGVCGLCRASCCCDRDCRAVGDCCGDFEDDGMCEAQKDEGQTPGGGGGGGGGGGAGGGGGAGATRPSAPLGAPDSAPPPASPQSPRPPPQPPPLRPPPPPPPSPGAPPPQPGSPRPPRPPPFALILRPPPPPPPPSPGESPPGESPPPSPGESPPPPPPPPDANVTALADPRGVWHSDVSPPAPWYPTLPPAPFPPVPGVPPFPLFLYAKLQAVPRCSPFCDTRAPPPSLPKGDRAWALRAAEAARTQWAQMVDLAQIQVGGSHGTSGEMWQYGAAEAVTESEAAASAAAGAGASEELRRSRRLRRRRRDAVRK